GCATCTCGCCGAGCAGCCGCACCGCGATGCACAGGAACGACCAGCCGAACTCCGCAGCGTACGAGACCACGCCGGACCCGTAGACGAACACCGGATAAGGGCGGAGTCGAGTGCCCCGGCTGCCAGGTAGGACCTTGAGGTCCTTGTCGCCGCGCGGCGCGATCACCGTGACGTCGTATCCGTTGGCCTCGAGGGCGAGGCATTCGCGGATGACGCGGCGGTCACGCTCGGCTGGGAGATTGGCGACGAGGAGGGCGATGTGCGGACGGGATTTCTTCATGTCACCTTCTTGGACCTTGGCTTCGGCCGTGCGTCATGGTTCCCGTGCATTGCTGAAGAACACTCCTGAACGAGCCTCGTCCCGGCAATCGGCCGCGAGGTCTTTTCGTGTCGCATTTCAGGCAGTCGTGGGCGTCAATCACCGATGTGGACCACGCCCGACAGCCATTTGCGGTTAGGTGGTCGTATGGACGGAACAAACAGTCGACCGAAGTCCGGAAAAAAGGTCCCGACGGTCCATCCGTGGCCTGGCCGAACGGGGCGGGCCGACGGCCTGATAGGTGTCCTTACTGGACCAACGGCTCGGCGTGCTGCAGGAGCGGTTGGTCGCGTCGCTTGTGCCAATTTCGGGCGAAGAAGGCGCGTACGACGTAGGTAGCCTTTGAACGGCCTCGGGCCCGGCTGCCACCTTGCCAACGTGCGAGCGGCGGTCGGATACTTGCGCGGACGGCCGCTCGGCTGACTCGTTGGTCAACACCGCCAAAGGATCATGATGGACCTCTGGGACCTGACCCGCCTGCTATTCCGGCGGTGGTACATCGCGCTCCCGATCCTGCTGACGTCACTACTCACCGCAGCTCTGGTTGGCCAGTCAGTCAAGCCCGACTACCGTTCGACGGGCAATGTGGTGGTCATTCCCGCGCCTGGGCCGCCTACTTCGACGGCGACACCGGCGCCGGGTGAGAAAACGCCACCGAAAAACCCGTGGGCGGATCTCGGCCTGGAGGCGCTCGGCAACGCGGCAATCCTCAAGGTGCTCGACCAGAAGGCGCTGAAGAGTCTCGCCGACGCGGGCCTCTCCGACAGCATCACAGTGCAGATGACCCCCCGGACGCCGATCCTCTACGTCGAGGCGGTCGGCACGTCGCCGGCCCAGGCCACGGCGACGGTCCGGGAGGTCATCAGGCTGCTCATAGCCGAGGTGGCGGAGCAGCAACGGCGCTTCGACGTGCTGCCGCAGGACACCATCACGACCCTCACGCTGACCGACGGTGCCGACGTCGCAGCGGTCACCTCGAAGGCCAAGCGCGTGTTGATTGTGATCGTCGGACTGGGATTGTTGATCACTGCCGGCGGGACGATCGGCTTGGACGTGCTGCTGCGTCGGCGCCGCGGTGTCGGGCGGGTCGAAGCCGACGGTGCGGACGGGGAGTCTCGGCGCGAGATCGTGAGCCGGGTGTCGGGCGAACGCCGCGCCGACGTCCCGCACTCGGCCGCTGTGGCAGACGCTACCGAGGCCGTCGGACGACGGCGGTTCGCTCCGGCCGGGCAGCAGCCGGCGGTGCCGTCCCGGCCGCCGAGGGTCGCCGGAATGTATCGCGGGCAGGAGCAGCCCGGCGCGGGCGGCGAGCGGCGCGCTGGCGCCAACTCGAACGGGCCAGCTGAAGGCATCGAGTACGTCGTCCCCCAGGCGAAGCCCACCTCGGCCTCAATGGACAAGACGGTCATCCTGCCGCCGACGCGCAGCCAGCGGATCGGACGAGAAGATCGAAATGGTGGGCGTTGAGTTCGGCCCTACTGCACCCGGCCGACCTTGAGCCGTCGCTGCTCGAGGTCCGCACCTACGCCACGCGCCGCCGGCGGGCTCGGGTCGACGCGGCAAGCCTGCTCAGCCTCATGGTGTTCCTGCTGTACTGCCTGCCGGCCACGCTCATCGTGCCGGAAATGACGTTTGCCGGTCGACCGGCACTCCTGGTGGCGTTCGCGCTCGCCTGCTGGTGGTCACTGACCCGGCTGCATCCCCGACTGGTGATGCCCGGGCCCCAACCGATGCGCTGGGCGGCTTTTGCCTATCTCATTTCGTTTCTGCTGTCCTACCTCGCAGGAAAGATGCGCGGGCTGCCGCAGTTGGAGGCGAACGGGCAGGACTTCGCCATGATCGTGATGGTCGAGTTCCTCGGCGTGGTCCTCATCGCGGCGGACGGCGTGCCCAACTGGCAGCGACTCGCCGGCGTCCTGAAGATCTTCATCTGGTCCGCCGGGTTTGCCGCGGTTGTCGGGCTCCTTCAGTCGGCGACGGCGTTCGACATCACGAGGTACATGACACTGCCGGGTCTGCGCTTCCACGGCGAGGCGGCGGACTTCGCGGCGCGGGGCGATGGCGGGCTCTTCCGCGTGGCGAGCACGACCGCGCACTACATCGAGTTCAGTACGGTGATGGCGGTGGCCGTGCCGTTCGCGATCCACTTCGCCCGGTTCGCACCCTCGCGCTCGGCACGCATCGCCAGCGGATTGATTGCGCTGTTGATGGTCGCGGTCATCCCGATGACGGTGTCCCGGACCGGCGTCCTGGCACTCACTGCGACAATCGCGGTGGTGTTCATCGCCGCCTGGAACTGGCGGACCCGTTACCACGTCCTGGTGTTCGGCGCTGTCACCGTCGGTGTGCTCATGGTGGTCAGACCAGGGCTGCTGGGCACCATGAAGTCGCTGTTCGTGTCAGCACCGGACGACCCGAGCATCCTGGGCCGCACTCAGGACTACGAGTACGTGGCGTACTGGTTCACCCAGCGTCCCTGGCTCGGGCGAGGCCCGGGCACGCTGATTCCGGACCTCTATCTGATCCTTGACAACCAGTGGCTCGGGACGTTGGTAACCGGCGGAATCGTGGGTGTAGTGGCATTCGCCGGGCTGCACATCACCGGCATTACGTTGGCTTCCATCGCAATGCGGCGATCCACGCGTTCCGAGGAGCGCGATCTGTGCGCGGCGCTCATCGCGGCTCAGGTCACGTCGATTCTGGTGGCCGCCACGTTCGACTCACTTGCCTTCACCACGTTCTCGTTCACTCTCGCGCTGACCTGCGGACTCTCCGGCGCCGCCTGGCGCCTCACCCATCCGCATCGGACGATCCGTACGTCCACTGTCCGGCGGTGGAGCGACTGACGCTTGACGTCGGCTGTGTTACAACTGTTCACGTGCCGAGCCACGTGACGGAGATCGACGCGGCCCACCATGGGCTGCGTCAGAGCGGCGTAGACGGGCGTAATCGGAGGCGCCTCGCGGTGATTCCCATCCGACCGGACGACTGCTGTCGGCCGAGCGGTCAGCGTCACGCTCAGAACGTGTGACGATGCCCGCCCGACCCGGGCGCCGCTACGGCACCATTACCAATTGTGGCGGATTTCGGGAGGCACTACGGTCGCCTTGAGTCGCTGGGGCGTTTTGCTTCGCTGCATCAGCCAGGAGAGGGCATGCCGTGGGTAGCGATCGGAAGGGACGCGTCGGCAGGCCGCCTCGCACAGCGAGCGCGATTCAGTGGGCGCCGGTGGCGCCGGTACCGGGCCGGCCGGCGACATTGTGGCGACACATCCGCAAGCTCAAGGCTGCGGTGGCCATCACGGGCCTGTTCCTCGCCGGCGCGGTGATCGCGCAGCCGGCCATCGCGGCCGACAACCCGTGCTCGCTGAACCCGATCGTGTGCGAGAACAGCGCAACTGGCAGCCTGCCCACGGAATGGGACGACATGTACGGCTCCGGTGACTGGGAAATCCAGGGCTTCGCCACCGAGATGAGCGTCAACGTCGGGCAGACGGTTTCGTTCAAGATCGATACGCCGGCCACCAGCTACCGCATCGACATATACCGGATCGGTTACTACGGCGGCAGAGGGGCGCGGAAGGTCGCGACCGTCAATCCGTCGGTCGCCCTCCCGCAGAACCAGCCGGCGTGCGTGACGGACCCGGCCACCGAGATATTCGACTGCGGCACCTGGGCCGTCTCGGCGTCGTGGGCGGTCCCGGCGAACGCGGTGTCCGGCGTGTACGTGGCGAAGCCGGTGCGCACCGACGGCGCTGCCGGCACGAGTCACATCCCGTTCGTCGTCCGCAACGACGCCAGCCACTCGGACATCATCTTCAAGACCTCGGACGCCACCTGGCAGGCGTACAACACCTACGGCGGCGCGAACTTCTACTGGGGCGGCCCGAACGGTCGGGCGTTCAAACTGAGCTACAACCGGCCCTTCGCCACCCGCGGCCTGGAAGACGGGCGTGACTACCTCTTCAGCAGCGAGTACGCGATGATCCGCTTCCTTGAGCGGAACGGGTACGACGTCAGCTACACCACCGACGTCGACGCCGACCGCCGGGGGCACCTGATCAGGAACCACAAGGCCTTCCTCTCCGTCGGTCACGACGAGTACTGGTCGGGCGCCGAGCGCGCCAGCGTCGAGGCCGCCCGCGACGCAGGCGTGCACCTGGCCTTCTTCAGCGGCAACGAGGTCTACTGGAAGACCCGCTGGGAGTCGAGTGTCGACGGCACCAACACCGCCTACCGAACGTTGGTCTGCTACAAGGAGACCTGGGCCAACAGCAAGATCGATCCCACACCCGAGTGGACCGGTACGTGGCGGGACCCGCGCTTCAGCCCGCCCGCCGACGGCGGCCGTCCCGAGAACGGGCTGACCGGCACGCTGTACCAGTCCAACAACACCGACCTCGCCATTCAGGTGCCGACCGAGCAGGGCAAGAACCGCTTCTGGCGCGACACCAGCGTCGCCACGCTGGGCGCTGGGCAGGTCGCCACGCTGGCGCCGCACACCGTGGGCTACGAGTCGAACGAGGACCTCGACAACGGGTTCCGGCCGAAGGGTTTGATCCGCCTCTCGACCACGACCGGCCCCACCCCCGAGTATCTGCGCGACTTCGGTAGCACGACCTCGCCAGGAACGACCACCCATCACCTGACCCTGTACCGCGCGACCAGTGGCGCGCTCGTATTCAGCGCCGGCACGATCCAATGGGCATGGGGCCTGGATTCCCAGCACGACGGCCCGCAGGAGCCGGCCGACCCGCGCATGCAGCAGGCGACCGTCAACCTCTTCGCCGACATGGGCGTGCAGCCCGCCAGTCTGATGAGCGGTCTGGTGCCGGCGACGGCCTCCGCCGACTCTGTAGCGCCGACCACGGCCGTCACGTCCCCCGTCAACAACACGTCCCTCGTCAACGGGTCCGCGGTGACCCTCACCGGTACGGCCGTCGACGCCGGCGGACGCGTCGCCGGCGTCGAGGTGTCGACCGACGGCGGTGACACCTGGCACCCGGCCACCGGTACGGCTTCGTGGAGCTACACGTTCTACAGCAACGGGGTCGGTACGCAGGTCGTCCAGGCGCGGGCGATCGACGACAGCAACAATGTCCAGCAGATCCCGGCCTCGGTCACGCTCAAGCTCACCGGTCCCAGCACGCTCTTCGGCGCCCGGGTGCCCGCCGAACCGGCGGTCGGCGACACCGCGGGCGTCGAGCTCGGCGTGAAGGTCGTCGCGCGAAGCGACGGCACGATCACCGGGATCCGCTTCTACAAGGGCGCCAGCAACACGGGTACCCACAACGGTTCGCTGTGGACCTCCACCGGCACCAGGCTCGCGACCGGCACCTTCTCCAACGAGACCGCGACCGGTTGGCAGACGCTGGTCTTCTCCAGTCCGGTGCAGGTCCGCGCCAACACCACTTACATCGCGTCGTACTACGCACCCAATGGTCACTACGCAGCGGATCCGAACTACTTTAGCTTCGGCGACCACGAGGCAACGCCGTTGCTGGCCCCTCGCTCGTACACCTCAGGCGGCAACGGCGTCTACCGCACCGGGGCGGGCTTTCCGGCCAGCTCCTACGGCGACACCAACTACTACGTCGACGTGCTGTTCTACGATGGCGATTCGTCCGAGCCGGCGGTCCTGTCGGTCTCGCCCGCCCACGGCCAGACCAACGTGGACCTCACGGACAATCCGGCGGCGACGTTCTCGAAGGACATCGACCCGGGCTCGATCGAGTTCACGTTGA
The nucleotide sequence above comes from Micromonospora sp. NBC_00389. Encoded proteins:
- a CDS encoding DUF4082 domain-containing protein, which translates into the protein MAPVPGRPATLWRHIRKLKAAVAITGLFLAGAVIAQPAIAADNPCSLNPIVCENSATGSLPTEWDDMYGSGDWEIQGFATEMSVNVGQTVSFKIDTPATSYRIDIYRIGYYGGRGARKVATVNPSVALPQNQPACVTDPATEIFDCGTWAVSASWAVPANAVSGVYVAKPVRTDGAAGTSHIPFVVRNDASHSDIIFKTSDATWQAYNTYGGANFYWGGPNGRAFKLSYNRPFATRGLEDGRDYLFSSEYAMIRFLERNGYDVSYTTDVDADRRGHLIRNHKAFLSVGHDEYWSGAERASVEAARDAGVHLAFFSGNEVYWKTRWESSVDGTNTAYRTLVCYKETWANSKIDPTPEWTGTWRDPRFSPPADGGRPENGLTGTLYQSNNTDLAIQVPTEQGKNRFWRDTSVATLGAGQVATLAPHTVGYESNEDLDNGFRPKGLIRLSTTTGPTPEYLRDFGSTTSPGTTTHHLTLYRATSGALVFSAGTIQWAWGLDSQHDGPQEPADPRMQQATVNLFADMGVQPASLMSGLVPATASADSVAPTTAVTSPVNNTSLVNGSAVTLTGTAVDAGGRVAGVEVSTDGGDTWHPATGTASWSYTFYSNGVGTQVVQARAIDDSNNVQQIPASVTLKLTGPSTLFGARVPAEPAVGDTAGVELGVKVVARSDGTITGIRFYKGASNTGTHNGSLWTSTGTRLATGTFSNETATGWQTLVFSSPVQVRANTTYIASYYAPNGHYAADPNYFSFGDHEATPLLAPRSYTSGGNGVYRTGAGFPASSYGDTNYYVDVLFYDGDSSEPAVLSVSPAHGQTNVDLTDNPAATFSKDIDPGSIEFTLKNAANADIAGLVAYDNATRTLTLTPTSGLAASQNYTVRLFARDTDGRPMEEAMTWTFTTTPYSQLSTLFAVDAVPDIAASADSGALTLGVKFVPTVNGRIVGVRYYQGPGNDGPHTASLYSETETLLASATFSGGGTGWKSIYFEDPVTVTAGSTYVASYFTPSGHYAYNANFFSSAYTSADWALTAPAGSNGVYRYGSDGFPSSTYSSANYWVDPLFLTDAPPPGLPTQPHPPAGSLMLFSGSDTPALPNDPDTSSIELGIRFTSEVAGKVAGVRFYKGNQNTGAHTATLWSPDGQQLATGSFIAESASGWQTMLFSQPVAITPGEPYTISYHTDVGHYSVTVNGLADGRNQGPLQVSAGGAVYRYGSTAFPSSSSNHNYWVDVVFTPDN
- a CDS encoding O-antigen ligase family protein, translating into MVFLLYCLPATLIVPEMTFAGRPALLVAFALACWWSLTRLHPRLVMPGPQPMRWAAFAYLISFLLSYLAGKMRGLPQLEANGQDFAMIVMVEFLGVVLIAADGVPNWQRLAGVLKIFIWSAGFAAVVGLLQSATAFDITRYMTLPGLRFHGEAADFAARGDGGLFRVASTTAHYIEFSTVMAVAVPFAIHFARFAPSRSARIASGLIALLMVAVIPMTVSRTGVLALTATIAVVFIAAWNWRTRYHVLVFGAVTVGVLMVVRPGLLGTMKSLFVSAPDDPSILGRTQDYEYVAYWFTQRPWLGRGPGTLIPDLYLILDNQWLGTLVTGGIVGVVAFAGLHITGITLASIAMRRSTRSEERDLCAALIAAQVTSILVAATFDSLAFTTFSFTLALTCGLSGAAWRLTHPHRTIRTSTVRRWSD